In Strongyloides ratti genome assembly S_ratti_ED321, scaffold srae_chrx_scaffold0000002, a single window of DNA contains:
- a CDS encoding Probable phospholipid-transporting ATPase IM, which translates to MDSNYSILSDNHKEQNHQTSQSLGTQNSNIGDPNYQQTPRQNQDNLSNESLENSILQEITKNKNSSKLNNSLKDNLNIGNNNIHSTNKPTSIIEKIKIFLKSLSNKRDVIKFDSMKIAKEKISLKGKSETQRILKANNKEFNKQFKYADNFIKTSKYTIITFVPKNLFEQFRRLANAYFLLLMCLQFIKWISSISWYSTAIPLAIVLAFSGIKDAYDDFQRHRTDSQVNNRIAMVVRNGHLVEEKWMNVKVGDIIRMENEDFIASDVLLLSSSEPHGLCYIETAELDGETNLKTRSALPETAIYGDILKDISAFDGKIICEPPNNRLSRFEGKLELNGETYPIDNNRMLLRGCRLRNTRWCYGVVVFAGKDTKLMQNSGVSEFKRTSIDKFLNFLIMGIVLFLLAMCLICTILCGVWEWTTGRNFQTYLSWDKEVVPNPEEKSGRQIALIAFLMFFSYIILLNTVVPISLYVSVEILRFVHSLWINFDRKMYDSKNDVPARARTTTLNEELGQVQYIFSDKTGTLTQNVMTFNKCSINGRSYGDVINERGETVIIDEYTEPLDFSKNRWYEKNFKFYDRTLLEDTENKLTTVDEFWRLLGICHTVMPERKPGNKLEYQAQSPDEAALTSAARNFGYVFKSRTPQSVTLEVNGKEEIYQVLQFLDFDNVRKRMSVIVKGPDGKLKLYCKGADTIILKRISQNTPRLLVEATSQHLDQFASSGLRTLCVAYKELDDEACYEWLGRLKVAASSLENRDEKVTKLYDELEVNLTLIGATAIEDKLQDNVPETIEKLTAANIKIWVLTGDKTETAINIGFSCKLLTDQMKDIMIIDGTTSDEVEIQLKDTKRIIERGKTKGSSVSTYINNVIAALERLELEKEKRNLLGSRNIETRVKYDKSLYYPLNSKNESTNISISNNENINSNQKRNFSGNNDDDDKEGFALVINGESLTYALSPKLEKFFLDISCECQSVICCRVTPLQKAQVVDLIKRNKKAVTLAVGDGANDVSMIKTAHIGVGISGKEGMQAVLASDYSIGQFQFLQRLLLVHGRWSYFRMCKFLRYFFYKNFSFTLVHFWYSFFCGYSAMPLYDPVLISCYNLFFTALPCLAMGVFDQDVDDDYSIMFPKLYIPGQYNLFFNMRIFIYSVLHGIISSLVIFFVPYAALYNATNQNGQDLNDYAMLSFTTFTGLMIVVTGQIMMDTSYWTPINHFCIWFSVGIYFGLVFIYYEALSPRVAIYAGSSPAYGITFRAMSTPHFWFSLLLISVILLLPVLIARFFWIDTHPSYADKIKVHKLLFKGKSTQPDTENSAKQPVSRTIPRTVQTKLSRRRSLRSGYAFSHSAGFGDLIIKGKLFKNIENLRLNSVKKNNTNNDDNEIKNTSPSNSIPEQPTNFILGSGITIPNIQQNNNITSTNIVSGNTVTSRTHNIWINEDVDDRQYINKGYEEDDNIKSQMNTPRITTEFSSNTNGMVTSFDNNYVKNENIHNNLTSSNNSSSHVVIESKNKYNNGKDQINSNSQQIDQKETLV; encoded by the exons atggaCTCAAATTACTCGATATTATCAg ataatcaTAAAGAGCAAAATCATCAAACGTCACAAAGTTTAGGTACCCAGAATAGTAATATAg gTGATCCAAATTATCAACAGACACCACGACAAAATCAAGATAATCTTTCTAATGAATCTTTAGAAAATAGTATTTTACAAG AAATtacaaaaaacaaaaatagtagtaaattaaataattctttaaaagataatttaaatataggaaataataatatacattCTACTAATAAACCAACAtcaataattgaaaaaattaaaatttttttaaaatcattatctAATAAACGAGATGTTATTAAGTTTGACAGTATGAAAATAGCTAAAGAAAAGATAAGTTTGAAAGGAAAAAGTGAAACacaaagaatattaaaagcaaataataaagaatttaataaacaatttaaatatgcT gataattttattaaaacatctAAATATACCATTATAACATTTGTCCCAAAGAATCTCTTTGAACAATTTAGACGTCTCGCAAATGCATACTTTTTACTTCTTATGTgtttacaatttattaaatggaTTAGTTCTATATCATGGTACTCAACAGCTATTCCATTAGCAATAGTTTTAGCATTTTCTGGTATTAAAGATGCATATGATGATTTTCAAAGACATAGAACTGATAGTCAGGTTAATAATAGAATTGCAATGGTTGTTAGAAATGGACATTTAGTTGAAGAAAAATGGATGAATGTTAAAGTTGGTGATATTATAAGAATGGAAAATGAAGATTTTATTGCATCtgatgttttattattatcatcaaGTGAACCACATGGTTTATGTTATATAGAAACAGCTGAATTAGATGGTGAAACAAATTTAAAGACAAGATCTGCATTACCTGAAACAGCTATTTATggtgatatattaaaagatattagtGCATTTGatggtaaaataatttgtgaACCACCAAATAATAGATTATCAAGATTTGAAGGTAAACTTGAACTTAATGGTGAAACATATCCAATAGATAATAATCGTATGCTATTAAGAGGATGTCGTCTTCGTAATACAAGATGGTGTTATGGTGTTGTAGTTTTTGCTGGAAAAGATACAAAATTAATGCAAAATTCAGGTGTTTCAGAATTTAAAAGAACATCTATAGAtaaatttcttaattttttaataatgggaattgttttatttttacttgcAATGTGTCTTATATGTACAATTTTATGTGGTGTATGGGAATGGACAACAGGAAGAAATTTTCAAACATATTTATCATGGGATAAAGAAGTTGTTCCAAATCCTGAAGAAAAAAGTGGAAGACAAATAGCATTAATAGCATTTTTGATgttttttagttatattatattacttaATACTGTTGTACCAATTTCATTGTATGTTTCAGTTGAAATATTAAGATTTGTTCATTCATTATGGATTAATTTTGATAGAAAAATGTATGATTCAAAAAATGATGTACCAGCAAGAGCAAGAACAACTACATTAAATGAAGAACTTGGACAagttcaatatatttttagtgaTAAAACAGGAACATTAACACAAAATGTTATgacatttaataaatgttcaATAAATGGAAGAAGTTATGGTGATGTTATTAATGAAAGAGGAGAAACTGTTATAATAGATGAATATACAGAACCTCttgatttttcaaaaaatagatggtatgaaaaaaattttaaattttatgatagAACATTATTAGAAGATacagaaaataaattaacaacGGTTGATGAATTTTGGCGTTTATTAGGAATTTGTCATACAGTAATGCCTGAAAGAAAACCAGGAAATAAATTAGAATATCAAGCACAATCACCAGATGAAGCAGCATTAACATCAGCTGCAAGAAATTTTGgttatgtttttaaaagtagAACTCCACAAAGCGTAACATTAGAAGTTAATGGaaaagaagaaatatatCAAGTTTTACAATTTCTTGATTTTGATAATGTTAGAAAAAGAATGTCTGTTATAGTTAAAGGTCCTGAtggaaaattaaaactttattgtAAAGGAGCTGATACAATTATTCTTAAAAGAATATCACAAAATACACCACGTTTATTAGTTGAAGCAACATCACAACATCTTGATCAATTTGCTTCATCTGGTTTAAGAACATTATGTGTTGCATATAAAGAATTAGATGATGAAGCTTGTTATGAATGGCTAGGACGTCTTAAAGTTGCAGCATCTTCATTAGAAAATAGAGATGAAAAagtaacaaaattatatgatgAATTAGAAgtaaatttaacattaattgGTGCAACAGCAATTGAAGATAAACTTCAAGATAATGTTCCTGAAACAATAGAAAAATTGACTGCAgctaatattaaaatatgggTTTTAACGGGAGATAAAACAGAAACTGCAATTAATATTGGCTTTAGttgtaaattattaactGATCAAATGAAAGATATTATGATTATTGATGGTACAACATCTGATGAAGTTGAAATTCAACTAAAAGAtacaaaaagaattattgAACGGGGAAAAACTAAA GGGTCAAGTGTTAGcacatatattaataatgttattgcTGCACTAGAGAGATTGGAacttgaaaaagaaaaaagaaatttattagGTTCAAGGAATATAGAAACTAGagtaaaatatgataaatcaTTATATTATCCATTAAATTCG aaaaatgaatcaacaaatatttctatatcaaataatgaaaatataaattcaaatcaaaaaagaaattttagtggtaataatgatgatgatgataaaGAAGGTTTTGCTCTTGTTATTAATGGTGAATCTTTAACATATGCATTAAGTcctaaattagaaaaatttttccttGATATTAGTTGTGAATGTCAATCTGTTATTTGTTGTAGAGTTACTCCATTACAAAAAGCTCAAGTTGttgatttaattaaaagaaataaaaaagctGTTACATTAGCAGTTGGTGATGGTGCAAATGATGTTAGTATGATTAAAACAGCACATATTGGTGTTGGTATATCTGGTAAAGAAGGAATGCAAGCAGTATTGGCATCAGATTATAGTATTGGACAGTTTCAATTTTTACAACGTCTATTACTTGTTCATGGAAGATGGTCATACTTTAGAAtgtgtaaatttttaagatattttttttataaaaatttttcatttacatTGGTACATTTTTggtattcttttttttgtggATACTCTGCAATGCCATTATATGATCCTGTCTTAATTTCTTgttataatttgttttttacaGCACTTCCATGTTTAGCAATGGGTGTTTTTGATCAAGATGTTGATGATGATTATTCTATTATGTTTCCTAAACTATATATTCCTGgacaatataatttattttttaatatgagaatatttatatattctgTTTTACATGGAATTATAAGTAgtttagtaatattttttgtaccTTATGCAGCTTTATATAATGCTACTAATCAAAATGGTCAAGATTTAAATGATTATGCTATGTTATCATTCACAACTTTTACTGGACTTATGATTGTTGTAACTGGACAAATAATGATGGATACATCATATTGGACAccaataaatcatttttgtaTTTGGTTTTCAGTTGGTATTTATTTTGGattagtttttatttattatgaaGCATTATCACCTCGTGTAGCTATTTATGCAGGTTCTAGTCCAGCATATGGAATTACATTTAGAGCAATGTCAACACCACATTTTTGGTttagtttattattaatatcagttattcttttattaccAGTATTAATTGCAAGATTCTTTTGGATTGATACACATCCATCTTATgctgataaaattaaagtacataaattattatttaaaggaAAATCAACACAACCTGATACTGAAAATTCAGCTAAACAACCTGTGTCAAGAACAATACCTAGAACTGTACAAACAAAACTTTCTCGTCGAAGAAGTCTACGATCTGGTTATGCTTTTTCACATTCTGCTGGATTTGGTGATCTCATTATTAAaggaaaattatttaaaaatattgaaaatttacgACTTAATTCtgttaaaaagaataatacaaataatgatgataatgaaataaaaaatacatcACCATCAAATAGTATACCAGAACAACCAACAAACTTTATTTTAGGTTCTGGAATAACAATTCCTAATAttcaacaaaataataatataacatcAACAAATATTGTTTCTGGTAATACAGTAACATCAAGAACACATAATATTTGGATAAATGAAGATGTTGATGATAGgcaatatataaataaaggtTATGAAGAagatgataatataaaaagtcaAATGAATACACCAAGAATAACAACAGAATTTTCAAGTAATACTAATGGAATGGTAACatcatttgataataattatgtaaaaaatgaaaatatacataataatttGACTTCATCAAATAACTCATCTAGTCATGTAGTAAtagaatcaaaaaataaatataataatggaAAAGATCAAATAAATAGTAATTCACAACAAATAGATCAAAAAGAGACATTGgtctaa
- a CDS encoding Probable palmitoyltransferase ZDHHC16 has product MYIVIPLSLYLIVQIFFNYNCAVFISAGTPKKSTSEPKCKKCFGFKPYGTHHCSFCNKCILLMDHHCIWINQCVGARNHRFFFQFLSFLWIGVFVVIIYSYNTFWKHIISSYNNDTFCFKKDALNYLPWFENFCSDKYRLLVTNMAIFGYLLPLIIFFPIGFLTIWNFILISNKTTQANFVQEKYFDWVTIKSLITIGVLYNPTFKDIWKKFLGIENERKFTRHILFPSIHIPLHAKFNCDECNNEIGRLIHVV; this is encoded by the exons ATGTATATTGTAATtccattatcattatatttaattgtacaaattttttttaattataattgtgCTGTTTTTATAAGTGCTGGAACACCAAAAAag agTACTTCTGAAccaaaatgtaaaaaatgttttggtTTTAAACCATATGGTACACATCATTGTagtttttgtaataaatgtATACTTTTAATGGATCATCATTGTATTTGGATAAATCAATGCGTTGGAGCACGTAAtcatagatttttttttcaatttttatcttttttatggATAGGAGTTTTTgttgttataatatatagtTATAATACATTTTGGAAACACATAATTTCAtcttataataatgatacattttgttttaaaaaagatgccttaaattatttaccatggtttgaaaatttttgtagTGATAAATATCGTTTACTTGTAACAAATATGGCAATATTTGGATATTTACTaccattaattattttttttcctattggatttttaactatatggaattttatattaatatcaaataaaacaaCACAAGCTAATTTTGTtcaagaaaaatattttgattggGTAACAATTAAATCTCTTATAACTATTGGAGTATTATATAATCCAacatttaaagatatatggaaaaaatttttaggaatagaaaatgaaagaaaatttaCAAGACATATACTATTTCCGTCAATTCATATTCCTTTACATGCAAAATTTAATTGTGATGAATGTAATAATGAAATTGGTCGGTTAATACATGTAGTTTAG
- a CDS encoding Extracellular ligand-binding receptor domain and Periplasmic binding protein-like I domain-containing protein, whose product MRLIYQKLAYHLLFINKINIFLITFAIISLNINYGFSSNAGYEYRIGTIYSKDTIQWINLQHAIDVWNNQNAVKFEFSLNLISPSSQYFSTIEDKFCDIIQYAVTAIIIPITNNSKEDFMLRSMCHHFKIPCFNINDIENIEQDSEMFFSMSPPLNIIPNAIKELITHLRWQSFVIIFQSDDDLKDIADLFSRYYKVDQLMASSKILRLPNEQENYGVFFKFIREMIKEYNIVFHGKDISLIHNFLAQASYMNMTESKFSYIFTNPDLCLLDDFFTNLQKIYQCNITGLQMVLTDPPMRSDMAMIMDAVDIIGSALLTIKQKDIEFSPKSLICDAGDSWDNGKILANEINNIEFKNGHTGLVSFDSSGKRKNFMIHGITKKSDTFVKVRF is encoded by the exons ATGCGCTTGATTTACCAAAAACTAgcatatcatttattattcatcaataaaataaacatattcTTGATTACTTTTGCTATAATCAGTCTTAACATTAATTATGGATTTTCTTCAAATGCTGGATACGAGTATAGAATAGGTACAATTTATTCTAAAGATACTATACAATGGATTAATTTACAACATGCTATTGATGTTTGGAATAATCAAAATGCTgttaaatttgaattttcattaaatctTATTTCACCATCTTCACAATATTTTTCAACTATAGAAGATAAAT ttTGTGATATTATTCAATATGCAGTTACGGCAATAATTATTccaataacaaataattcaaaagAAGATTTTATGTTAAGATCTATGTGccatcattttaaaattccttgttttaatattaatgacATAGAAAATATAGAACAAg aTTCTGAAATGTTTTTTAGCATGTCACCACCATTAAATATCATTCCAAATGCAattaaagaattaataaCTCATTTAAGATGGCAATCATTTGTAATCATTTTTCAATCGGatgatg atttaaaagatattgcTGATTTATTTTCAAGATATTACAAAGTAGATCAATTAATGGCatcttcaaaaattttacGTCTTCCAAATGAACAAGAAAATTATGgagtattttttaaatttatacgtgaaatgataaaagaatataatattgtttttcaTGGAAAAGATATTAGTTTGATACATAATTTTCTTGCACAAGCAAGTTATATGAATATGACGGaatcaaaattttcatatatttttacaaatccT GATTTATGCCTTCTTGATGacttttttacaaatttacaAAAGATATATCAATGTAATATAACAGGTCTTCAAATGGTTTTAACTGATCCACCAATGAGAAGTGACATGGCAATGATAATGGATGCTGTTGATATAATTGGTTCTGCATTATTAACCATTAAACAAAAGGATATTGAATTTTCAccaaaaagtttaatttgtGATGCTGGTGATTCATGGGATAATGGAAAAATTTTAgcaaatgaaataaataatattgaatttaaaaatggtCATACTGGTCTCGTTAGTTTTGATTCATCtggaaaaagaaaaaattttatgattcatggtataacaaaaaaatcaGATACATTTGTCAAGGTAAgattttaa
- a CDS encoding Ionotropic glutamate receptor domain and Extracellular solute-binding protein, family 3 domain and Glutamate receptor, L-glutamate/glycine-binding domain-containing protein, translating to MTKIGNWTQTNGWNFDKNFQKTWHYGLDKKEPFVIRADNSIGYEGFCIDLIKEMSLILNFTWTIYEVKDGAYGVGDDNGKWNGVIGMLQRHEADLSVSALTITYSRSSVVDFTLPFMHLGIAILLGRQTDDSQKNTLFTFLEPLSFSVWISLLVAYLVVSCTMWLLARFSPYEWFDTQQIDERDKSMDNHKNQFSLLNSLWFAVGSLMQQGSDVIPRAAATRTVAVIWWMFTLILISTYTAQLAAFLTVERMTTPIESAGDLASQQKIKFGTLRNGSTMDFFRESKIPIYERMWSVMQSNSPYSFVNSSKEGIARVKAGNYAYMMESSMLEYYMEKDCELQTIGGLLDSKGYGIALPKGSPLRHIFSKTVLQLQERTILEALKNKWWKSRREIKKCTQNSITKGSFQSVFGIFYVLLAGLIIAVLLSFGEFCIESRENSFRLELTIPGKLFMLLFSRKDRKNKNKLKNIQLDEINNVRLMSPSIQFNSDVQSALSSLDNRSISKISSTPHKESNDFSGDFRRLSRFIPLNEGNLITRRMSTYSANRENKE from the exons atgacaaaa aTTGGTAATTGGACACAAACTAATGGATggaattttgataaaaattttcaaaaaactTGGCATTATGGATTAGATAAAA AAGAACCATTTGTTATTAGAGCTGATAATAGTATTGGGTATGAAGGATTTTGTATAGATTTAATCAAAGAAATGTCgctaatattaaattttacttgGACAATATATGAAGTAAAAGATGGTGCATATGGTGTTGGAGATGATAATGGAAAATGGAATGGTGTTATTGGAATGTTACAAAGACATGAAGCTGATTTATCTGTTTCTGCATTAACAATAACATATAGTCGTAGTTCTGTAGTTG attttaCTCTTCCATTTATGCATCTTGGAATAGCTATTTTACTTGGAAGACAAACAGATGACTCTCAAAAAAATACACTTTTTACATTTCTTGAACCATTATCATTTTCTGTGTGGATTTCTTTGCTTGTAGCATATCTTGTTGTTTCATGTACAATGTGGTTATTAGCACGATTTTCACCATATGAATGGTTTGATACTCAACAAATTGATGAAAGAGATAAAAGTATGgataatcataaaaatcaattttcTCTTTTAAATAGTTTATGGTTTGCTGTTGGATCATTAATGCAACAAGGTTCTGATGTTATTCCAAGAGCAGCAGCAACGAGAACTGTAGCAGTTATAtg GTGGATGTTTACTTTAATTCTTATATCAACTTACACAGCACAATTAGCAGCATTTTTAACAGTTGAAAGAATGACAACACCAATTGAAAGTGCTGGAGATTTAGCATCgcaacaaaaaattaaatttggaACTTTGCGTAATGGATCAACAATGGATTTTTTTAGAGAATCTAAAATACCAATATATGAAAGAATGTGGTCTGTTATGCAATCTAATTCACCATATTCTTTTGTTAACAGTAGTAAAGAAGGTATTGCAAGAGTAAAAGCTGGAAATTATGCATATATGATGGAAAGTTCTATGTTAGAATATTATATGGAAAAAGATTGTGAACTTCAAACAATTGGTGGATTATTAGATTCTAAAGGTTATGGTATAGCATTACCTAAAGGGTCACCACTTCGtcatatattttcaaaaactGTTTTACAACTTCAAGAAAGAACAATATTAGaagctttaaaaaataaatggtgGAAGTCAAGACgggaaataaaaaaatgcaCTCAAAATAGTATTACTAAAGGATCATTTCAAAGTGTATTTGGAATTTTCTACGTTTTATTAGCAGGATTAATAATAGCTGTTCTTTTGTCATTTGGAGAATTTTGTATTGAATCAAGAGAGAACAGTTTTCGATTAGAATTAACAATACCaggaaaattatttatgcttttattttcaagaaaagatcgaaaaaataaaaataaattaaaaaatattcaacttgatgaaattaataatgttagATTAAT GTCTCCTTCTATTCAATTTAATAGTGATGTTCAAAGTGCTCTTTCATCTTTAGATAATCGGTCAATTAGTAAAATTTCATCAACACCACACAAAGAATCAAATGATTTTTCGGGAGATTTTAGAAGATTAAGCCGTTTCATACCATTAAATGAAGGAAATTTAATAACCCGTCGAATGTCAACCTACTCTGCAAATCGTGAAAATAAAGAGTaa